Proteins encoded together in one Bacteroides zoogleoformans window:
- a CDS encoding 4Fe-4S binding protein — translation MLRKIRLTFAMIFFALITLLFLDFTGTVHGWFGWLAKIQFLPAILALNVGVILLLVILTWVCGRIYCSVICPLGVLQDVMAWLGRKIPKRKKLPYSYSPALSWLRYGVLGVFVAALATGIGSFVALLAPYSSYGRIANNLLQPVWQWANNGLAYLAERTDSYAFYETEVWIKSLPTLLIASATFVSLIILAVRNGRTYCNTICPVGTILGFLSRYSLFRITIDPEKCNKCSLCSRRCKAACIDFKSYRIDYSRCVTCMDCIDTCKHAAISYKYHPIGSYHAVENQKGESMAVTASSAPKASSDDTDNTRRSFFTATALVAATSLVKAQEKKVDGGLATIEDKATPHRNTPITPPGSLSAHNMAQHCTACQLCVSICPNQVLHPSTDLLKLMQPEMSYEHGYCRPECTRCSEVCPAGAILPITRADKSSVQIGHAVWIKKNCIPLTDGVECGNCARHCPAGAIQMVPNVPEDKNSTKIPVINVERCIGCGACENLCPARPFTAIYVEGHERHRIV, via the coding sequence ATGTTACGGAAGATCAGACTAACTTTTGCAATGATTTTCTTTGCACTTATCACCTTATTGTTCCTCGATTTTACAGGGACAGTACACGGATGGTTCGGATGGCTGGCCAAAATTCAGTTCTTGCCCGCCATATTGGCGTTGAACGTAGGAGTGATACTCTTGCTCGTTATTCTCACATGGGTATGCGGACGTATTTATTGCTCTGTCATTTGTCCCTTAGGCGTGCTTCAGGATGTCATGGCATGGCTGGGACGAAAGATTCCAAAACGCAAAAAACTCCCCTACTCTTACTCACCCGCTTTGTCGTGGTTGCGTTACGGTGTGTTAGGGGTATTTGTGGCCGCATTGGCTACCGGCATCGGCTCGTTCGTAGCCTTACTTGCACCTTACAGCTCGTATGGACGCATAGCCAATAATTTACTTCAACCGGTATGGCAATGGGCAAATAACGGATTAGCTTATTTGGCCGAACGCACAGACAGCTATGCCTTTTATGAAACAGAGGTCTGGATAAAGAGCTTGCCTACATTGCTCATTGCGTCTGCTACTTTCGTTTCACTTATCATTCTGGCTGTGCGCAATGGGAGAACCTATTGCAACACAATCTGCCCTGTGGGCACAATATTGGGATTCCTTTCACGATACTCTCTTTTTCGTATCACGATAGATCCGGAAAAATGCAACAAGTGTAGCCTTTGCTCCCGCCGTTGCAAGGCCGCATGTATTGATTTCAAATCATATCGCATAGATTACAGCCGTTGTGTGACGTGTATGGATTGCATCGACACATGCAAGCATGCGGCTATTTCTTATAAGTATCATCCCATAGGCAGCTATCATGCGGTTGAAAATCAAAAAGGAGAAAGCATGGCTGTCACAGCCTCTTCCGCCCCAAAAGCATCTTCGGATGATACAGATAATACTCGTCGCAGCTTTTTCACAGCTACAGCCTTGGTTGCCGCCACCTCTCTCGTGAAAGCTCAAGAGAAGAAAGTCGATGGCGGATTGGCTACTATTGAAGATAAGGCGACTCCCCATCGGAATACGCCCATCACTCCTCCGGGGTCATTGAGCGCGCATAATATGGCGCAGCATTGTACGGCTTGCCAGCTCTGCGTATCCATCTGTCCCAATCAGGTTCTTCACCCTTCTACCGACCTGCTGAAACTGATGCAGCCGGAGATGTCGTATGAACATGGTTATTGCCGGCCGGAATGTACGAGATGTTCTGAAGTATGCCCCGCAGGAGCCATATTACCTATTACCCGGGCGGACAAATCGTCGGTTCAGATAGGGCATGCCGTATGGATAAAGAAGAATTGTATTCCCTTGACGGATGGCGTGGAATGTGGCAATTGTGCCCGTCACTGCCCTGCAGGAGCCATACAAATGGTGCCGAATGTGCCGGAAGATAAAAATTCCACGAAAATACCTGTGATTAATGTTGAACGTTGCATCGGTTGTGGTGCATGCGAGAATCTTTGTCCGGCCCGTCCGTTCACAGCTATCTATGTGGAAGGTCATGAAAGACATCGGATTGTATAA
- a CDS encoding aldo/keto reductase yields MEKRNKHMNRRDFLRIVGITTVSSTAALYSCSSKEGSNKGNKALGAIPTDKMTYRSFSSLGDDKVSILGYGCMRWPTVPASDGKGDMIDQDAVNELVDYAIVHGVNYFDTSPVYVQGWSEKSTGIALKRHPRESFHIATKLSNFHPDTWNRENSIAMYRKSFKELQVDYIDYYLLHMIGGGGMEQFKKRYIDNGMIDFLVKEREAGRIRRLGWSFHGDIKVYDYALQMHDRGEVHWDFVQIQLNYIDWKHASGSNFKAEYLYNELAKRNIPVVVMEPLLGGRLSKVPDHIVARLKQREPDNSVASWAFRYAGSPEDVLTVLSGMTYMEHLQDNIRTYSPLVSLTDEETQFLYDTADLMMEYPTIPCNDCKYCMPCPYGIDIPAILLHYNKCVNEENIPDGSQDKNYRQARRAFLVGYDRSVPKLRQANHCIGCNQCSPHCPQTIDIPKELHRIDGFVEQLKQTL; encoded by the coding sequence ATGGAAAAGCGTAACAAACATATGAATCGTCGTGATTTCCTAAGAATCGTAGGCATTACGACCGTCAGCTCTACTGCCGCTCTTTACAGTTGCAGCTCTAAAGAAGGAAGCAATAAAGGGAACAAAGCATTGGGAGCTATCCCTACGGATAAAATGACTTATCGAAGCTTCTCGAGTTTGGGAGATGACAAAGTTTCCATCTTGGGATATGGATGTATGCGTTGGCCCACCGTTCCGGCTTCGGATGGCAAGGGCGATATGATAGATCAGGATGCCGTCAATGAATTGGTGGACTATGCCATTGTTCATGGGGTGAATTATTTTGACACTTCTCCGGTATATGTACAGGGATGGAGCGAAAAATCTACGGGAATTGCATTGAAACGCCATCCGCGGGAGTCTTTCCATATAGCAACCAAGCTCTCAAACTTTCATCCCGATACATGGAATCGCGAAAACTCCATTGCAATGTACCGTAAGTCGTTCAAAGAACTGCAAGTAGATTATATCGATTATTACTTGCTGCACATGATTGGAGGTGGAGGAATGGAGCAATTCAAAAAACGCTATATAGATAACGGCATGATTGATTTTCTTGTCAAAGAGCGTGAAGCCGGACGCATTCGTCGTTTGGGATGGTCGTTTCACGGAGATATCAAGGTTTACGACTATGCCTTGCAAATGCACGACCGTGGAGAGGTACATTGGGATTTTGTGCAAATTCAGCTGAATTATATAGACTGGAAACATGCTTCGGGCAGTAACTTCAAAGCCGAGTATCTTTATAACGAATTGGCCAAACGGAATATACCGGTGGTCGTAATGGAACCTCTATTGGGTGGGCGGCTTTCCAAAGTGCCCGATCATATCGTGGCACGGTTAAAGCAACGTGAACCGGACAACAGTGTGGCTTCTTGGGCATTCCGTTATGCCGGTTCGCCTGAAGATGTGCTTACGGTATTGAGTGGGATGACCTATATGGAACATCTGCAAGATAATATACGTACTTACTCGCCATTGGTTTCGTTGACAGACGAAGAAACTCAATTTTTGTATGATACGGCAGATTTAATGATGGAATATCCCACCATTCCATGCAATGACTGCAAGTATTGTATGCCATGTCCGTATGGCATCGATATTCCGGCAATACTGCTTCATTATAACAAATGCGTTAACGAAGAGAATATACCCGATGGCAGCCAGGATAAGAACTATCGGCAAGCGCGTCGGGCATTTCTTGTGGGGTACGACCGAAGCGTACCCAAATTGAGGCAAGCCAACCATTGTATCGGCTGTAATCAATGTTCGCCTCATTGCCCGCAAACAATCGATATTCCCAAGGAGCTGCATCGCATAGATGGATTTGTAGAACAATTGAAACAAACACTATAA
- a CDS encoding DUF1893 domain-containing protein gives MKSIIDMLHKGGYSCVMRKDKEIRAFSRRGVMDLYDLYQADPAFMRGAAIADKIIGKGAAALIVLGGIKSVYADVISSPAVKLLHESGVNVTFAEEVPHIINRSGTGQCPLEDACCGLEAVEDMFPVIRNFIFQIRSIPQ, from the coding sequence ATGAAAAGCATTATTGATATGCTTCATAAAGGAGGATACTCTTGTGTGATGAGAAAAGATAAAGAGATTCGCGCCTTCAGCCGGCGAGGGGTGATGGATTTATACGATTTGTATCAGGCGGACCCTGCGTTTATGCGTGGGGCTGCCATTGCCGACAAGATAATAGGGAAAGGAGCAGCAGCCCTGATTGTGTTGGGAGGCATCAAAAGTGTCTATGCCGATGTTATCAGTAGCCCGGCTGTGAAGTTGCTACACGAATCGGGTGTAAACGTGACTTTTGCCGAAGAAGTGCCTCACATCATAAACCGTTCAGGAACAGGACAATGCCCTTTGGAAGATGCTTGCTGTGGTTTGGAGGCTGTAGAAGACATGTTTCCTGTGATACGGAACTTTATATTCCAAATACGCTCTATCCCCCAATAA